One Nymphaea colorata isolate Beijing-Zhang1983 chromosome 12, ASM883128v2, whole genome shotgun sequence genomic window, AATTACAATGCACGGATTGGAGGtctaacaaatatgaaaaataatcaaaactAAAGATTGAtattgtcacgggctgactcctTCATAGACACAGGGAACAGATATATTAATTTGTAAAAATCTAGAAACCGGCAGATGACACTCTTCAATTTGGATATAATCAATATGTTGGCCAAAAGTGAACTGAGACTTGAGAATCGATCGCTTCTTGTCTCAGTTACTCGCCAGTAAAGATGGTAATGAGCCGGACGAAGGGCTGTTtctatagttggcaaactcgtcGATCTGATTTGTGACttgctcgagtcaactaggatGGTTTATTTACTAGGTCACAAGTCAAGGTCCACCGAGTCAATTGGGACTGTCAACTAATTATGTGCTCTTTTAAGTCGTGCATTTGCTAAATAATgaaacttgttattttttaaattgtgaattatctcataaactttattaaatatacacaaatactcatattacttgttattcagttttagtttatgaaaaatcaaacttgcACACAGACTTACTTTCTTTTTATccatttatagaaaaaaatgcaCCATAAAAATTTAAACGTACTGGCTGACCTGATGATCAAGTCTTTATGCAAACTAAGTCCGAGTCAGGAGTTTGCCAACTACGATTGTTTCAGCGGTGCCCTTACTGTTACACCTTTCTAAGGGCTACCAGTGTCTTTTTACGGGTCGACCAACTGTGTGTTTGCATTTTGTCTTTATGTTCTAGGGATAATTCATCCCATGAAACAAGTATGGTGGAAATTTTTCCTAGAAAACCTTCCTTGTCTTGCGccaatttatttttaaaatgcatgCTTTAACCCTGTCTGCTTTAAATCAACGGTAACTTGCTcttgaagaaaagaagataCTTTGTGCTTCTCAAGAAGTAACTTGTAACTTGTAAGAGGAGGTCCTTGctcctctttttcttgcttGGCATTTTTCGTCCATTCTTCTTTGTTTGTCGATTAGTTTGTTTCGCATGAGCATCGGTTTTGCTCGATGCAAATGTGACCTTGATCTTTGTTTTATTCATTCTTGAGTAAGTAGAAATAGGACGCCCTGTTCTTGGTGTTCTAGAAACAGGAAATCAAACCTGCTGCAAAGAGAGTCATTCAACAGTTATAGACAAGTTGATTGATTTACATTTTCCCTTTGACAAGTTGATTGATTTACATTCTACAGTTATATACACCAAGGTAAGAGGAGctcaggaagaagaaaaaaaaacaacagtgCAATATGAATTGTTTAGGCTGTTGATTTTAACAAGATTATGTGGTGGAAATTgagttataaaaaataaaactaatcGATCCTAACTTGCCAACAACCTATTATTGACATTCATCTCTTAGTTCTCTTTGGAAACAAAACCTGTGTTATTCTCTAATAATTATTGGATTCAACAGTAAATTTGAATCTAGCTTTTAGGTTTTTTAAGGGTAAGAAGTTATTTGCCCACCGCCTGATGAGAGCCGTAGCGCCCTCTGTGCTCATTGCCCCCGGATTACAATATCTTCCCTTTATTATGAGATTAACAGAAAAATGATTGATTATTCCATCCATATGTGTGTGAGCGTTCGAGTTTTTGTTGATAGCGTTGAGATAAAAAATAAGAAGCGAGAACAATTCTTTATTGACAATTTCCTAGGAAGGAGGCCCGCGACCAAGAAACCATATTTTGTCTAACTTCTGCAATGGATTTGTATGGTCAATATTTGACTCAAACGAAATGGTATGGTCACACAGGCTTGGGCTGTCGTATGGCCAATTAGAATTTGATTCCTGTGGGTCTATAAATCAAAGTTGCACAAACCACTGGAGTAGCTCTCCGGGGTGCCGTCTTTAATATAGCTCTGTATAAATCGATAccaattaaaatattttaagttgttttaagCAAAAAATGTATGATATGCGCACTTTCGTTTTGGCTGATGAATTTGAATCGATTTGTCACTGGTACCATTTGAATCCGGTTTTTTATGAACCACAAAGTTTGTGCGTAAGCGTTGAGAACACGTTTACAATTTTGACTGTCGGCAAAAGGAAGCTGATTTTTAGAAGTGGTTAATGTAGAAACTTAGCATTTCATTGTTGATAAAATCAATTCTTGAGTCGAATTTCAGCTAGAAAGAGACAGAATAGGCTGAATTCAAGTGGGCACCGTTTGTCCATGGatatgagagagagatggctTCGTCTTCCTTCTCACCGTGTTGGCTCCATGGGATTTCCTCGAAAGTTACTGCGCATCGCTTCAACAGGAAACTCTTCCACCAACCGCTTGTCGACACCAGCACTTCTTCTCTCACTTCCCCGATTTTGTTGACGACCACTGATCGCCGGTGGGCCTCTTCACGCCCCCCAGATGCCCAATTGAGTCGTTCGTACAGACTTTCCGAATTTGGGTATCCAGCTCCGGTTCGAAACCTGCTCCTTCGTTTGAAGCTCAATCGTAGCTTCGTCGACGCTTCCGTGGTAATACTAAGACTTCCGACCTCGAATTCTGGCCTCTGtctctgtttcttttctcctcttcttctctgtcaGTGGCAACTGGTGCTAGCTTATCGTGCGCTTGGCCTCCTACCATTTCTCTCACTAGACTCAGTGTCTTGAATGTAGTAAAATAGTCTCACAGATGATGCTTACTAAATCAAGAAAAGGATCACTTTCAGAGTCGTCGTGGTGATAAAATACGATAGATTTTTTGTGTATTCCCTTCATATGGAGTATAAGCTCAGAGAGTGAAAGCTTTACGTAACACTTGACATGTGTTTCTGCAACTCATTAACTATTTTAATGGTTCAGTTATTAGTTGTTACCAAAAGTGGTAGACAGACTCAAAAGTGAGAACAAATGGTTTTGATGGATTAACTTTCATATGTCCAAGATATTGCCTTCGAGCTTTGGACAGGACCTTAGCATATGGGAAATGGTAATTGATTTACACGTGCAAATGAACTCGGAAGTTTGTTAGGCTTTCAACAAATAGTATGTGAAAGTCAAAGATTACCATAGGTCGGTCCATGACAGTATATCATGCTTCAGTACCATATTAGACATGTATTGTCTTTCTGTTTGCTTTGTGGGTGCCTGCGCGTATGCTTagtatatattttcttttgtctGCAAGTAGGTAAGAGAATGCTGGGATGGACAAGCCAAAGATATATGTCTAGGCGATAAATTTGTTCTGTTAATCCGTGCACTGGGGAAGAAGGGAATGCCTGATGTAGCTGAGATGCTTTTCATGGAGATGAAAGTTAGTGGCTTTGAACCAAATTGTGCTACTTGGTCAGCTTTGATATTGAGTTTTGCTAATAATGGTTTTTTATCTCAAGCTCAAGCAATCTGGGATGAAATCATAAACAGTTCATGCAGACCCAATTTAGATGTGATTTCCGGACTAATGGATGCTTATGGTAAAATGGGGCAGTTCAAGGACATCGAGAGGCTACTGCATGAAGCAAATTCCAGAGACCCTGATCTCTCCTCTGAGTTTTATACTTCAGCTATTCATTGCTTTGGCAGGGAGGGGCAGCTTCAGATGATGGAGAAAACAATTAAAGAAATGGTATCCAGAGGATTTAAAGTCACTTCACAAATCGGCAatgtttatgttatttattATAGTAGATTTGGCTCTCTATTGGAAATGGAAACTGCATATGGTCGCTTGAAGCAATCGAGACTTCTTATTGAGAAAGAAGCAATTAGAGCAATATCCCTCGCTTACATTCGGGAAAGACAATTCTACAAGTTAGGAGAGTTTTTGAGAGATGTTGGACTTAAGAGACGAAACTCCCAGAACCTTCTTTGGAACCTGCTTTTACTGTCTTATGCTGccaacttcaaaatgaaaagcTTGCAAAGGGAGTTTTTGCACATGAGTGAGGCTGGATTTTCTCCTGATGTTACCACTTTCAATATCCGTGCTTTGGCTTTTTCAAGGA contains:
- the LOC116266118 gene encoding pentatricopeptide repeat-containing protein At3g42630; translation: MASSSFSPCWLHGISSKVTAHRFNRKLFHQPLVDTSTSSLTSPILLTTTDRRWASSRPPDAQLSRSYRLSEFGYPAPVRNLLLRLKLNRSFVDASVVRECWDGQAKDICLGDKFVLLIRALGKKGMPDVAEMLFMEMKVSGFEPNCATWSALILSFANNGFLSQAQAIWDEIINSSCRPNLDVISGLMDAYGKMGQFKDIERLLHEANSRDPDLSSEFYTSAIHCFGREGQLQMMEKTIKEMVSRGFKVTSQIGNVYVIYYSRFGSLLEMETAYGRLKQSRLLIEKEAIRAISLAYIRERQFYKLGEFLRDVGLKRRNSQNLLWNLLLLSYAANFKMKSLQREFLHMSEAGFSPDVTTFNIRALAFSRMSMFWDLHLTLEHMKHRNVAPDLITYGCIIDMYMNKGLGRNLSFPLRSMNIDASPQLVTDPIVYEVFGKGDFHSFCEILMESRQKNEWTYSKLVGVYQRKMYRSNQIFWNY